A single region of the Salvia splendens isolate huo1 chromosome 18, SspV2, whole genome shotgun sequence genome encodes:
- the LOC121777205 gene encoding phosphatidate cytidylyltransferase 1-like isoform X1, which translates to MIGGFAFVIYMGHLYIWAMVVVIQIFMAKELFNLLRRASEDRRLPGFRILNWHFFFTAMLFVYGRILSQRLVNTVASDKVLYKLVSKFIKYHMVTCYFLYIAVSLVNSGSVWFILTLKKKMYKYQFSQFAWTHMILIVVFTQSAFTVANIFEGIFWFLLPASLIIINDVAAYIFGFFFGKTPLIKLLPKKTWEGFIGASVATVISAFFLANVLGHFQWLTCPRKDLSSGWLHCDPGTLFKPEEFTLPEWFPEWFSWKEISILPVQWHALCLGFFASIIAPFGGFFASGFKRAFNIKDFGDSIPGHGGITDRMDCQMVMAVLAYIYHQSFVVPQNLTLEIIIDQIMMNLSYEEQRDLYAQLGLMIAIGES; encoded by the exons ATGATTGGAGGATTCGCCTTCGTAATATACATGGGGCACCTGTATATCTGGGCAATGGTGGTAGTTATCCAGATTTTCATGGCCAAGGAGCTGTTCAATTTACTTAGGAGAGCATCTGAAGACAGGCGCCTTCCGGGATTCAGGATCTTAAATTG GCACTTTTTCTTCACAGCGATGTTATTTGTGTACGGTCGCATTCTCAGTCAGAGGCTTGTGAACACTGTTGCATCAGACAAAGTTTTGTATAAACTTGTGAGCAAATTTATCAAGTATCACATGGTTACGTGTTATTTCTTGTATATTGCAGTTAG TTTGGTGAATTCAGGCTCCGTGTGGTTCATTCTTACACTGAAGAAGAAGATGTACAAGTATCAATTTAGCCAATTTGCATGGACACATATGATCCTGATTGTGGTGTTCACTCAGTCAGCATTTACCGTAGCAAATATCTTTGAAGGAATTTTCTG GTTCCTTCTTCCAGCATCGCTTATCATTATCAACGATGTTGCTGCTTATATTTTCGGGTTTTTCTTTGGGAAAACTCCTTTAATCAAGCTATTGCCAAAGAAAACATGGGAGGGTTTCATCGGAGCATCTGTTGCTACTGTCATTTCAGCCTTCTTC CTTGCTAATGTATTGGGCCACTTTCAATGGTTGACCTGCCCAAGaaag GATTTATCATCTGGCTGGCTTCACTGTGATCCTGGTACACTGTTTAAACCCGAGGAGTTCACTCTGCCAGAGTGGTTTCCTGAATGG TTCTCATGGAAAGAGATTTCCATTTTGCCAGTACAATGGCATGCTCTCTGCCTTGGTTTCTTTGCATCGATTATAGCACCTTTTGGAGGCTTTTTCGCTAGCGGCTTCAAAAGGGCGTTCAATATCAAG GATTTTGGTGACAGCATTCCTGGTCACGGTGGGATTACTGACAGAATGGACTGCCAG ATGGTGATGGCTGTTTTGGCGTACATCTATCACCAGTCATTTGTTGTGCCACAGAACTTAACACTGGAGATTATCATTGATCAG ATAATGATGAACCTCAGCTACGAGGAGCAACGAGATTTGTACGCACAACTTGGGCTGATGATAGCCATCGGAGAATCCTGA
- the LOC121777205 gene encoding phosphatidate cytidylyltransferase 1-like isoform X2, translating into MYKYQFSQFAWTHMILIVVFTQSAFTVANIFEGIFWFLLPASLIIINDVAAYIFGFFFGKTPLIKLLPKKTWEGFIGASVATVISAFFLANVLGHFQWLTCPRKDLSSGWLHCDPGTLFKPEEFTLPEWFPEWFSWKEISILPVQWHALCLGFFASIIAPFGGFFASGFKRAFNIKDFGDSIPGHGGITDRMDCQMVMAVLAYIYHQSFVVPQNLTLEIIIDQIMMNLSYEEQRDLYAQLGLMIAIGES; encoded by the exons ATGTACAAGTATCAATTTAGCCAATTTGCATGGACACATATGATCCTGATTGTGGTGTTCACTCAGTCAGCATTTACCGTAGCAAATATCTTTGAAGGAATTTTCTG GTTCCTTCTTCCAGCATCGCTTATCATTATCAACGATGTTGCTGCTTATATTTTCGGGTTTTTCTTTGGGAAAACTCCTTTAATCAAGCTATTGCCAAAGAAAACATGGGAGGGTTTCATCGGAGCATCTGTTGCTACTGTCATTTCAGCCTTCTTC CTTGCTAATGTATTGGGCCACTTTCAATGGTTGACCTGCCCAAGaaag GATTTATCATCTGGCTGGCTTCACTGTGATCCTGGTACACTGTTTAAACCCGAGGAGTTCACTCTGCCAGAGTGGTTTCCTGAATGG TTCTCATGGAAAGAGATTTCCATTTTGCCAGTACAATGGCATGCTCTCTGCCTTGGTTTCTTTGCATCGATTATAGCACCTTTTGGAGGCTTTTTCGCTAGCGGCTTCAAAAGGGCGTTCAATATCAAG GATTTTGGTGACAGCATTCCTGGTCACGGTGGGATTACTGACAGAATGGACTGCCAG ATGGTGATGGCTGTTTTGGCGTACATCTATCACCAGTCATTTGTTGTGCCACAGAACTTAACACTGGAGATTATCATTGATCAG ATAATGATGAACCTCAGCTACGAGGAGCAACGAGATTTGTACGCACAACTTGGGCTGATGATAGCCATCGGAGAATCCTGA
- the LOC121777509 gene encoding 40S ribosomal protein S15-4-like: MADVNPDVAAAQPKKRTFKKFSFKGVDLDALLDMPIDELVKLLSARQRRRFQRGLNRKPMALIKKLRKAKLEAPAGEKPALVRTHLRNMIIVPEMIGSVLGVYNGKTFNPVEIKPEMIGHYLAEFSISYKPVKHGRPGIGATHSSRFIPLK; this comes from the exons ATG GCTGACGTTAATCCAGATGTCGCAGCGGCTCAGCCAAAAAAGAGGACATTTAAGAAGTTCAGCTTCAAAGGCGTCGATCTCGATGCGCTCCTTGATATGCCAATTGATGAGCTCGTCAAGCTCTTAAGCGCTCGCCAAAGACGgag GTTTCAGAGAGGTTTGAACAGGAAGCCGATGGCTTTGATCAAGAAGCTAAGGAAAGCT AAGCTTGAAGCCCCTGCTGGTGAAAAGCCTGCCCTTGTCAGAACCCACCTCCGGAACATGATCATCGTCCCTGAGATGATCGGAAGCGTCCTTGGAGTGTACAACGGCAAGACCTTCAATCCAGTTGAAATCAAGCCTGAGATGATTGGCCACTACCTTGCAGAGTTCTCGATATCGTACAAGCCCGTCAAGCATGGTAGGCCCGGTATCGGTGCCACACACTCGTCGAGGTTCATTCCTCTGAAGTGA
- the LOC121777204 gene encoding magnesium transporter MRS2-I-like, with amino-acid sequence MTGRDGGYVVPADPLNAVGGLKKKGSGSRSWILLDSSGQEVVLDVDKYAIMHRVQIHARDLRILDPLLSYPSTILGRERAIVLNLEHIKAIITSEEVLLRDPMDDNVVPIVEDLRRRLKPLTDNREISGDGKELLAQHDETGEEDDSPFEFRALEVALEAICSFLSARTIELESAVYPALDMLTSKISSRNLDRVRKLKSQMTRLTARVQKVRDELEQLLDDDDDMADLYLSRKMAGASPVSGSGAASWFLASPTIGSKISKASRASIATMRGDENDVEELEMLLEAYFMQIDGTLNKLTTLREYIDNTEDYINIQLDNHRNQLIQLELFLSTGTVSLSIYSLVAGIFGMNIPYTWNDDHGYMFKWVVICTGIFCAVLFVLIMSYARYKGLVGS; translated from the exons ATGACGGGTCGAGACGGAGGGTACGTTGTGCCGGCGGATCCTCTGAATGCGGTGGGCGGGTTGAAGAAGAAGGGCAGCGGGTCACGCAGCTGGATCCTGCTTGATTCCTCCGGCCAGGAAGTCGTTCTCGACGTCGACAAGTACGCGATCATGCATCGCGTCCAAATACACGCTCGTGATCTTCGCATTCTCGACCCCCTCTTGTCTTACCCCTCCACCATCCTCGGCCGCGAGCGAGCCATTGTTCTCAATTTGGAA CATATCAAGGCTATAATCACGTCTGAAGAG GTTTTGCTTCGTGATCCAATGGATGATAATGTTGTTCCAATAGTAGAAGACCTTCGAAGGCGATTAAAACCACTAACTGATAATCGAGAAATTAGTGGTGATGGCAAGGAGTTACTAGCACAGCATGATGAGACTGGTGAAGAAGATG ATTCTCCATTTGAGTTTCGGGCCCTTGAGGTGGCATTGGAAGCTATTTGTAGTTTCCTTTCTGCCCGCACAATTGAATTGGAGAGTGCAGTTTACCCAGCTTTGGATATGCTTACGTCAAAG ATTAGTAGCCGTAATCTAGACCGAGTACGGAAGTTGAAGAGTCAAATGACTCGGTTGACTGCTCGTGTGCAAAAG GTGCGAGATGAATTGGAACAACTTTTGGATGATGACGATGATATGGCTGACCTTTACTTATCGAGGAAGATGGCTGGAGCATCACCTGTGAGTGGCTCGGGTGCAGCTAGTTGGTTCCTTGCATCCCCGACAATAGGCTCCAAGATATCCAAGGCCAGTAGGGCAAGTATAGCAACCATGCGTGGGGATGAAAATGACGTTGAGGAACTTGAAATGCTTCTTGAG GCCTACTTCATGCAAATTGATGGCACGTTGAACAAATTGACCACG CTGCGTGAATACATTGATAACACCGAAGATTATATCAATATCCAG CTTGATAATCATCGAAACCAGCTCATTCAG TTGGAACTATTTCTGAGCACTGGAACCGTGTCCTTATCCATTTACTCATTGGTAGCTGGAATTTTCGGTATGAACATTCCATACACATGGAACGATGATCATGGATACATGTTTAAATGG GTGGTCATCTGCACGGGGATTTTTTGTGCGGTTCTTTTTGTTCTTATAATGTCTTACGCGCGCTACAAAGGGCTAGTCGGATCTTGA